From Bradyrhizobium erythrophlei:
CAAGCCTGCGCTTCCGCCAGTTCCTCCGCCGAGGCACCGGTTCCGATGATCTCTGCGATGGTCACGTCGTCGGCCTGGCCGACCGCTTTGATGACGTCGTCCCGTATCAGCTGCTTCATGGCTTTGATCCCTCAGGCTTGCCGTCACCACCCCGCCTCGGGCGGGGTGGTGACGCTGCGCCTCAGCGGTTCATTGTCAAGCGCGGCGGGTTTTGCGACATGATCCAGAGTTCGAGGGCGGCAAGGATGGCGACTGCCGCGCCGATGACCACGTGAACCTTCGTCGCCGCGCCGCTACCCTGGAAGCCCAATACCCAGGGTGAAACGAGCGTCCACAATCCAACGATCAGGTTCAGCCATTCCTCCCAGACGGCAAACGCCGCCAGCGCCGCGATCGCGAGTACCGCGATGACAATGCCGGCGATAAAGGCGTTCTGAGAGGTTTTTCCGGCCTCGAACCCGAACATCCAGGGTGAAAAGAACAGGATCGCGCCCAGGATCAGGTTGGCGACGTCGCATAACTTCGCGTTGGTCCAATTGTCCATGACATCCTCCCTTTGAAGGCTTGCCAACACGATTCAAACCAAGGAGTTCCGCCCAGGTTCCAACGGGTTATTGAAATTTAATGAAACCGGCATGCATGCGGTGATCGATATGCTGCCGCTCGGGGCCGTCCTACCGCGATGGGAACCGTCTTCCTGGCCTGCGCGAACACGGTTTCGTAACTGGCGGTGTTATTTCACAATGCGAGCGAAGTGGGGGGTCTCAGCGATTGCTGATCTGCCGCACGCCGGTTGAGCCGGTGGCGTCCGATAACCGTGCGGTGCCGCGGGTGTTCATCATGCCGTCGAGACGGTCGCGTTCCTTCTCGAAGCTTGCCAGCAGCGGCCCGTCCAGCGAGCGGCCGCGCGGCAGCTTGATGCGCATCGGATCGACGAAACGGCCGTTGACCAGGATTTCATAGTGCACGTGCGGACCGGTCGACATGCCCGTCGACCCGACGAAGCCGATCACCTGGCCCTGCCGCACCCGCTTGCCGACCTCCAGGCCCTTGGCGAAGGCCGACATGTGGCCGTACGCGGTCTCGTAACCATTGCTGTGCTTCAGGCGGACATATTTTCCGTAGCCGCCCTCGGGGCCGACTTTTTCGACGACGCCGTTGCCGGAGGCGAAAATCGGCGTTCCGTAGGCCGTGGCCCAGTCGACACCGGTGTGCATCTTGACGAAGCCGAGGATGGGATGGCGGCGCCCGCCGAAGCCCGATCGCATGATCGCATTGCTGACGGGCTTGCGCACCAGGAATTTCTTCGCGCTCTTGCCGGTCTCGTCGTAGTAGTCGATCACGGAGTCGTCGGGGGTCTGGAACCGGTAATATTTCTTGGTCTCGCCACCGACGGTAAGCGAAGCATACAGCACCTCGCTCTTTTCGTTGGCGTTGGTGCCGTCGTCTTCGCCGGCGTAGAACACGTCGAAGGAGTCGCCGGGCTGCACCTTGCGCTGGAAGTCGACGTCATAGGAGTAGATGCGGACCATGTCCTCGATGACGTTCGCCGGCACCTTGTTGCGCAGCGCGGTCTCGTAGATGCTCTGATAGAGCCGGACCCCGCTGCCGTCGTCGTCATCGTCGTCGCCGTTGTCGGTGGTCTCGGCGACGGTGTTCATGCTCTGCACGTCGACGGCGACGTATTTGCCGAGGTCGGACAGCGCCGCGACGGCTTCGATATTGGAATCGTTGGCGACGATCACCCGGTAGGGCTGCAGCCGCTGGCCCGGGCCCGCGGGCGCCATCAGGATGCGCAGCTTCTGGCCTTCCTTCAGTCCGCCGTCGCGGCCGCGGGGGCCGAGCGTGGCGGCGATGGCTTTCGCCTCTTCCGGCGTGGCGCCCTGGTCGCGCAGCACCGAGGTGACGCTATCGCCCTTCTTGACGATGTGGATGCGTTCGCCGGTCGGATTGCCGCCGGTGACCTGGTCCTTGGTCTTCGCCAGCAGTGTGACGTTTTCCGGGACAACGCGGGTTTCAAAGCCGGCATAGGGATCGGGCGTGCTGCCCTCGCTGGCGTAGGCCAGTTTCATGTCCGACTGGGTACCGCTGGCGCCGGTGGCGTCCGCGGCGGCGTTGGCGAGCGCCGCATAGCGCACGCCGCTGCTGCCGCGCCAATTCGAGGCGTCACGCACCCGCATCAGGATATCGTCCAGCGCGACCACCGCGGCGACCTTCGCCTTCGGCAGGATCGGCGCCAGGTCCTTGGTGACGAACGAAACCTCGGCATCGGGTTCGGCCGCATTCGCCGCGTCGGCGGTGGCATTGGGATCGTCGGAGGCGGCGGGCGATGGGCCGCCGACATCACCCAGCATGCGCTGGGCGTTGAACGGCGGGATCTTGGAACTGAGATCGCTGGTCGTCATCGACAGATTGCCGGAGATGCGGACGAAGGGCCGCACCCGCATGACGTCGCGGTTGCCGACGCGGGCCACCGTGGAGACCCGCACCACGCTGCGCGCCGCGGTCGATTCCCCGGGCGGCGGCAGGCGATCGCTTTTGTGCAGGCTGGCCGTCTTGTCATTGGCGCCGAACGCGCCGCGCAGCGCTCCCTCGACCCGCTCCGGCACTTTGGCGAAGGTCATTTCGCCGTCGAGAGACGCAAAAACGGCGCCGCCGATAAGGGCTGCGCCGCACAGGCCGGTGAGAATGGTACCGCTAAACCATTGTACGGAGACGCGGCGGCGATCGATCACCGCGGCCTCGGAACCGTCGACGGAAAGCGGCGGCTCGTGACCGAGATCGATGATCCCGGTCTCGCGTCCGTAGCCGCCCCCGCCTGACGTCCTGTGGCTCAACCCGCCGTCCCCCCAAATTCCATCAACATTCGACGAGATCTTTTTCCATTCCTGATCCGCGTTCGCCCTCTGAAAGGGTGATCCGGGACCACGGCGTGCCGCATAGATGTCCGCTAATCAATGGCCAAAGCGAGGCCGGGATCACGAACAACAATGGTCTTTAAGATCTCTCGATGTTTCCAGGCATAAGGGAAAGGCGATGGGTTCCATTGGAGATCGCCGATCCCTCGGTAGAACAAACGCCGGCAGCCCCCACTGGTACCCGGCGATTCAATGTATACGTAGTGCCAGAACGTCGCAGGATTGTGGCTCAAGTACGGCGCAAAGTCCCGAAATATCGGGACTTCTTCGTGGTTCAAGATTCTCACAGGCGATGCGACGATTTGTTGACAACACCCGTTGACAACGCCGATCGGGCGGGACTATAACCCGGCCACTGAGCGCGGCGCTGTTTTGGCTCTTGGCCAAGACATGTTTTCGTGCCCGTGAAGCTCCTCATTAAGATGAGTGAATCAACAGCCGATGACAGTCGGTTGTCATTTGCCGTCGAGTGAGAACTTCCGACCCTTCCTTAACGGGAAGGGACCAAAGCTCTCGGCTACGGGAGAGGGGTCTTCGGACCCCGGGCTGTTTGACAAGTGAAGATGAAGAAAGAGAAACGTGGACGGCGGAGTCCTTGCGAGTCTCGAATACTTGAAAACTTCGGTTTCCATCTTTCGAGGCTGGACGAAAGACTTCGGCGGAACACGTTTACATAGGTTACACCATCGTCGTCCGCGATGTGAATCGCAGGCGATAAATATGGTGGGACCTCGTCAAACGTTGTGATCAGCCGGTTTAAAGTTTCAAGTCCAACTTGAGAGTTTGATCCTGGCTCAGAGCGAACGCTGGCGGCAGGCTTAACACATGCAAGTCGAGCGGGCGTAGCAATACGTCAGCGGCAGACGGGTGAGTAACGCGTGGGAACGTACCTTTTGGTTCGGAACAACACAGGGAAACTTGTGCTAATACCGGATAAGCCCTTACGGGGAAAGATTTATCGCCGAAAGATCGGCCCGCGTCTGATTAGCTAGTTGGTGAGGTAATGGCTCACCAAGGCGACGATCAGTAGCTGGTCTGAGAGGATGATCAGCCACATTGGGACTGAGACACGGCCCAAACTCCTACGGGAGGCAGCAGTGGGGAATATTGGACAATGGGCGCAAGCCTGATCCAGCCATGCCGCGTGAGTGATGAAGGCCCTAGGGTTGTAAAGCTCTTTTGTGCGGGAAGATAATGACGGTACCGCAAGAATAAGCCCCGGCTAACTTCGTGCCAGCAGCCGCGGTAATACGAAGGGGGCTAGCGTTGCTCGGAATCACTGGGCGTAAAGGGTGCGTAGGCGGGTCTTTAAGTCAGGGGTGAAATCCTGGAGCTCAACTCCAGAACTGCCTTTGATACTGAGGATCTTGAGTTCGGGAGAGGTGAGTGGAACTGCGAGTGTAGAGGTGAAATTCGTAGATATTCGCAAGAACACCAGTGGCGAAGGCGGCTCACTGGCCCGATACTGACGCTGAGGCACGAAAGCGTGGGGAGCAAACAGGATTAGATACCCTGGTAGTCCACGCCGTAAACGATGAATGCCAGCCGTTAGTGGGTTTACTCACTAGTGGCGCAGCTAACGCTTTAAGCATTCCGCCTGGGGAGTACGGTCGCAAGATTAAAACTCAAAGGAATTGACGGGGGCCCGCACAAGCGGTGGAGCATGTGGTTTAATTCGACGCAACGCGCAGAACCTTACCAGCCCTTGACATCCCGGTCGCGGATTCCAGAGACGGAATCCTTCAGTTCGGCTGGACCGGAGACAGGTGCTGCATGGCTGTCGTCAGCTCGTGTCGTGAGATGTTGGGTTAAGTCCCGCAACGAGCGCAACCCCCGTCCTTAGTTGCTACCATTTAGTTGAGCACTCTAAGGAGACTGCCGGTGATAAGCCGCGAGGAAGGTGGGGATGACGTCAAGTCCTCATGGCCCTTACGGGCTGGGCTACACACGTGCTACAATGGCGGTGACAATGGGACGCTAAGGGGCAACCCTTCGCAAATCTCAAAAAGCCGTCTCAGTTCGGATTGGGCTCTGCAACTCGAGCCCATGAAGTTGGAATCGCTAGTAATCGTGGATCAGCACGCCACGGTGAATACGTTCCCGGGCCTTGTACACACCGCCCGTCACACCATGGGAGTTGGTTTTACCTGAAGACGGTGCGCTAACCGCAAGGGGGCAGCCGGCCACGGTAGGGTCAGCGACTGGGGTGAAGTCGTAACAAGGTAGCCGTAGGGGAACCTGCGGCTGGATCACCTCCTTTCTAAGGATGGTTCTTCAGAAGCTTGCTTCTATCGAACCTCTTCAGAAACATCAGGGGCCAACAGTTTCAGGATTGTTGAGCTCCATTGGCGGGATTTCGCCGTCTTCGTTTCTCTTTCTTCGCGGACGAACACGCGCCAGGGGCTGCGCTTGTGCGACGCATCTGGCCGGTCGGCCGGTGCGCGCGAGCGGGTTCCTAGTCGTTAGGGGCTTGTAGCTCAGTTGGTTAGAGCGCGCGCTTGATAAGCGTGAGGTCGGAAGTTCAAGTCTTCCCAGGCCCACCACCTTGATCGAGCGTATGCGTCTTTTATCCAGCTTAACGCATTCGTCTTCTGGTACGGGGCCATAGCTCAGCTGGGAGAGCGCGTGCTTTGCAAGCATGAGGTCGTCGGTTCGATCCCGTCTGGCTCCACCAGATGGAATTGAAGATCGATGCATTGCTTTTGACTAGAGCGCTTCGAACAATCGTCCGCGAAACATCACTTCGCATGCAGCGTCTTCACAGATGTCGCTTGCGGGATTTCTGACATCGTAAAGAGGAGATCGATCCGAGTTTTGGATCCGCAAAGCAATTTGTGGAATCCAATTCATAATCTCCAGGTCATTTCGGCGCTCGTTCATCGCAAGATGAGTGAGTTGTAAATGATCTTTTTAGCGAAGCTTGACCGCCTCGCTATCGGGTTGATCTTACGAAGCAAGCTGGTCTTTCTAATCAGTGTCCAGCCGCATGCAGCATTCATCGAGGGTGCGTGCCTTTGAGACTTCGGTCTTTTGGCAAGTGTGCGGACTACATTCTGCCGAGTGTGTGGACATTGATAATGAGAGCAATCAAGTGCCTTAAGGGTGTTCGGTGGATGCCTTGGCGCTGAGAGGCGATGAAGGACGTGCTACGCTGCGATAAGCCGTGGGGAGCTGCGAAGAAGCTTTGATCCACGGATTTCCGAATGGGGAAACCCACCTTCGATAGCTGGAACTCCAAGGCCTTGTGTCTTGGGGTTCGTACAAGTCTGTGAAAGCAGATGTGTGTGAAACCATGCCGTAAGGTTTTGGATTTCCAGTTATCAAGTGAAGGTATGAGACTTCCGAATAAAATAGGAGGTTTTAAGCGAACCCAGGGAACTGAAACATCTAAGTACCTGGAGGAAAGGACATCAACAGAGACTCCGTTAGTAGTGGCGAGCGAACGCGGACCAGGCCAGTGATACATCAAAGACAACCGGAACCTGTCAGGAAAGCAGGGCCTCAGAGGGTGATAGCCCCGTACGGGTAATGCGATGATGTATCCTCGAGTAAGGCGGAACACGTGAAATTCTGTCTGAACGTGGGGGGACCACCCTCCAAGCCTAAGTACTCCTCAGCGACCGATAGTGAACCAGTACCGTGAGGGAAAGGTGAAAAGCACCCCGACGAGGGGAGTGAAATAGACCTGAAACCGGACACCTACAAACAGATGGAGCCCAAGATACGTTCTGGGTGACATCGTACCTTTTGTATTATGGGCCAGCGACTTAATTTAACGAGCAAGCTTAAGCCGATAGGTGTAAGCGCAGCGAAAGCGAGTCTGAATAGGGCGTCAAGTTCGTTGTATTAGACCCGAAACCTAGTGATCTAGCCATGAGCAGGTTGAAGGTGAGGTAACACTCACTGGAGGACCGAACGGGTGTCTGTTGAAAAAGACTCCGATGACTTGTGGTTAGGGGTGAAAGGCCAATCAAACTGGGAAATAGCTGGTTCTCCGCGAAAGATATTTAGGTATCGCCTCGCATGAATGCTTCGGGGGGTAGAGCACTGGATGGGCTAGGGGGACTTACCGTCTTACCAAACCCAACCAAACTCCGAATACCCGAAAGCAATGTGCGGGAGTCACACGGCGGGTGCTAACGTCCGTCGTGGAGAGGGAAACAACCCGGACCTACAGCTAAGGCCCCTAATTCGTGGCTAAGTGGGAAAGGATGTGGAAATCCCAAAACAACCAGGAGGTTGGCTTAGAAGCAGCCATCCTTTAAAGAAAGCGTAACAGCTCACTGGTCTAAATAAGGGTTTCTGCGCCGAAGATGTAACGGGGCTCAAGCCACGAGCCGAAGCTTAGGGTGTGATCCGCAAGGGTCACGCGGTAGCGGAGCGTTCTGTAAGCCTGCGAAGGGCGACTCGTGAGAGCGCCTGGAGGTATCAGAAGTGCGAATGCTGGCATGAGTAACGACAAACACTGTGAAAGACAGTGTCGCCGAAAGTCCAAGGGTTCCTGCGTAAAGTTAATCTTCGCAGGGTTAGCCGGTCCCTAAGGCGAGGCAGAAATGCGTAGTCGATGGGAATGCAGTGAATATTCTGCAGCCAGTGGAATGGTGACGAATCTCGTATGTTGTCTGACCTTATTGGATTGGTCGGGCCTCGAAGAGGTTCCAGGAAATAGCCTCCACATAGACCGTACCCGAAACCGACACAGGTGGACTGGTAGAGTATACCAAGGCGCTTGAGAGAACTATGTTGAAGGAACTCGGCAATTTACCTCCGTAACTTCGGGATAAGGGGGCCCTCTATGTACGCAAGTGCATAGGGGGGGCACAGACCAGGGGGTGGCAACTGTTTAACAAAAACACAGGGCTCTGCGAAATCGCAAGATGACGTATAGGGTCTGACGCCTGCCCGGTGCCGGAAGGTTAAGAGGAGAGGTGCAAGCCTTGAATCGAAGCCCCGGTAAACGGCGGCCGTAACTATAACGGTCCTAAGGTAGCGAAATTCCTTGTCGGGTAAGTTCCGACCTGCACGAATGGCGTAATGACTTCCCCGCTGTCTCCAACATAGACTCAGTGAAATTGAATTCCCCGTGAAGATGCGGGGTTCCTGCGGTCAGACGGAAAGACCCCGTGCACCTTTACTGTAGCTTTGCGCTGGTATTCGTGACTGTTTGTGTAGAATAGGTGGTAGACTTTGAAGCTGCGGCGCCAGCCGTGGTGGAGTCGAAATGTGAAATACCACCCTAATGGTTATGGATATCTAACCGCATCCCCTTATCGGGGGTCGGGACAGCGCATGGTGGGCAGTTTGACTGGGGCGGTCGCCTCCCAAAGAGTAACGGAGGCGTGCGATGGTAGGCTCAGAACGGTCGGAAATCGTTCGACGAGTATAATGGCATAAGCCTGCCTGACTGCGAGACTAACAAGTCGAGCAGAGACGAAAGTCGGTCATAGTGATCCGGTGGTCCCGCGTGGATGGGCCATCGCTCAACGGATAAAAGGTACGCCGGGGATAACAGGCTGATGACGCCCAAGAGTCCATATCGACGGCGTCGTTTGGCACCTCGATGTCGGCTCATCACATCCTGGGGCTGGAGAAGGTCCCAAGGGTTCGGCTGTTCGCCGATTAAAGTGGTACGTGAGCTGGGTTCAGAACGTCGTGAGACAGTTCGGTCCCTATCTGCCGTGGGTGTTGGAATATTGAGAGGATTTGTCCCTAGTACGAGAGGACCGGGATGAACGTACCTCTGGTGGAGCAGTTGTCGCGCCAGCGGCAGTGCTGCATAGCTATGTACGGACGGGATAACCGCTGAAAGCATCTAAGCGGGAAACCCACCTCAAAACGAGTATTCCCTTGAGAACCGTGGAAGACGACCACGTTGATAGGCCGGGTGTGGAAGTGCAGTAATGCATGTAGCTTACCGGTACTAATCGTTCGATTGGCTTGATTGCTCTCATTTTCAGTGTCCATGTGACCAGCGAATAGCGAATAGTGAGTGGCGAATAGAGAAAATATCTATTCGCTATTCGCTACTCCCCATTCGCCCGAGCGCATCGCGCTCGATCGCTTGCTTCGTTTCTTTGTCCTTCGCCGGCCTGGTGGTTCTAGCGAGGAGCTTGAACCCGATCCCATCCCGAACTCGGCCGTTAAACTCCTCAGCGCCAATGGTACTATGGCTTAAGCCCTGGGAGAGTAGGTCGCTGCCAGGCCTGCCAAGGACAAAGCAATTCCTCTTTCGATTTCATGATCAAAAAACGCCGTCTCCTCCGGGAGGCGGCGTTTTTTTGTGCCTGACAGTGGGCGCCGGCGCGATTTTCGGTCACGATCGGCTGCTATAGCGTTTTCGAGCGAAGTGGATGCCCGGCCGCGTGGAGAAAGCGCGTCAAACGACAAAGTGTCTGGCGCCCAAGTTCACTGGCCGTTCATTTCAAAATTTGTACGAAGGCCGGCCAGTAGAATTCCAATGCCCCAATAGCCTCGAGGAGACTCCCATGCGTGAGTTCATTCGTCCCGCCGCTGTCGCGTTGAGTGTGGCCTGCCTTGCCCTTTCGATCGCCGTAATGTCCGCTGGAAGCGCGCTGGCGCAAGCCAAGCAGCAATCGGCCCCGGCCCAGGCCGCAGCACCCCCGCCCGGACAGCCGCCGGCGCTGAAGCAGATGGCGCTGACCGACAAGCAGATCCAGGCCGTACTCGTGGCGCAAAAGGATATGGATGCGATCACCGAAAAGCTGCCCGACAATGCTCCGCCGGATCCCAAGGTCACCGCCCAGCTCGATGCCGTCGCCAAGAAGAACGGTTTTGCGAGCTACGACGAATACAATGACGTCATCGACAATATCAGCCTGGTGCTCGGTGGCTTCGATCCAGCGACCAAGAAATATGTCGGCTCGGAGACGGTGATCAAGGCGCAGATCGCCCAGGTCCAGGCCGACAAGAAGATGTCGGCCAAGGACAAGAAGGAAGCGCTCGCCGACCTCAACGAGGCCCTGAAGGCGCCGGCGCCGGCGATCGAGAACAAGGGTAATATCGACCTCGTCGGGAAATACTACGACAAGCTTGCCGACGCGCTCGGCAGCGACCAGCAGTAAGACGCGCCTGTGATGCGAAGCCCCCGGAGAATCCGCCGGGGCTTTTTCCCCGTCTGTTTAAGCCGCTCCAGCCTCAAATGCGCGTCCGTGGATGGCTTCGCCGCTTACGCTCCTCGCATTGACGCGCTTCTCATCCGGTCCCGCCGAACTTCGCCTCCATCGCTCGCCGTGTCTTGATGGTCTCGTTGCCGGCATCGGTCTCGACGTCGCTCCAGCGCACTGCCGCGCCGTGGGCGATGTCGTGCTTCAGTTTTACCTTGTGCGCGAGGCCGATCGGCAGCGCGCCAGCCTTGAGGCTGGCGGCCGCCGGCATCAGCTTGCCCCACACCGTATAGCCGCCTTCGCCGTCGAGCATCTCGCCCGCGCGCAGATCGCGTTTTGCGATCGCTGCAACGTCGCCGCGGAAACCGCGGGGTTGCCCGGTCGGCTCCCTACGCAAAGCGGCCGACAAAATCGAGATATTCAGCTCAAGCCCGATCAGGTGATAGGGTTTGTACATCGCCGCATAGCGGCCGCTGGCATCGGTCTTCAGCCCGTATTGCCGGAAGCAATCGGCGGCGTAGTCGTTCGGCGCCTCCAGCACGACATAGACGCCCCAGCGCAGATCGCGGAATACCGGCCGGCCGTCGCGCTCCAGCGACGACACCACCTCCACTACGCCCGCTTTTTCCAATACGCCGCCCGCCTCACGCGGCCGCATCACATGCGGCAGATCGTCGACGCCGCAGGGCGGAAACAGCAATCCCTGCGCCGGCACGTCCAGCCCGGTGGCATTGGCAATCGCCGCCATCTCGATCGCCGATTTGGTGCCGTCGAGAAACGAGTTGAACATCTGCGGGTTCATGCCGGCCGACCGCGCCTCATCGGCGGTCAGCCCGTAATGGCTCCAGACCCCTGATGGCGTGACGTCGTGATAGATCGGCAGGTATTTCGTGCCCTTGCCGGCGGCGACCACGCGGAATCCGCTGGCGCGGGCCCAGTCCACTATCTCGGCGGTCAAGGCCGGCTGGTCGCCATAGGCCAGCGAATAGACCACACCAGCTTTCCGCGCTTCGTCGGCGAGCAGCGGCCCCGCCAGCACGTCGGCCTCGACATTGACCATGACGATATGCTTGCCGGCGGCGATCGCGGCGCGGGCATGCCTGATGCCGACCGCGGGATTGCCGGTGGCCTCCACGATGACCTCGATATTCCCCGATGTCGCTTTGGCTGCGTCGGCCGTGAAGATCGTCGCCGCGATGCGCTCGGCATTCCAGCCGACGGTACGGCAGGCCTCGCGCGCCCGCTCCGGGTCGAGATCGACGATCACGGGCACTTCCAGCCCCGGCGTATGCGGCACTTGCGACAGGAACATCGAGCCGAATTTTCCGGCGCCGATCAGTGCGACACGGACGGGCTTGCCGGCGGCGGCACGGGCGTTGAGCAGGTGATGCAGGTTCATGGAGGGGATCCGATTTCAGTCATTCCAGGACACGCGTCTTCGCGTGGACCCTGGAGACAATGCGCGCGAGATTCCGGGTTCGCGTCTTCGGCGCACCCCGGTATGACGGTGCAAAATTTCTATTCCGCGGCCTGCCGCTGTGCCCGCGCCAGCCGCAGCAGCGCGTCATCGTCCACGGTCTGGATCGGCGTGAAGTCGCGATGGGCGATATATTCCGGCCTCGTCGGCGTGCGGATGTAGTTGGAAACCGCGTTGAGCGTCAGATAGACGATCTTGCGCGGGTAGGGCGTTATGTTGCCCGCCGAGCCGTGCACCAGATTGCCGTGGAACATCAGCATGCCGCCGGCCTTGCCGGTGGGGGCAACGATGCCGCCTTCCTTCACCAGGCGCGTCACGGTTTCCTCGTCCAGCGTCCACAGCGGGTAGGAGGTGGTCTGAAGGTCGTGCGAAGCCTTGAGGTCGCCAGCGTGCTGGCTTCTCGGCACCAGCATCAGGGGGCCGTTGATCGGCATCACCTCGTCGAGAAAGATCGCGATGTTCATCGCGCGCGGCTC
This genomic window contains:
- a CDS encoding SPW repeat protein encodes the protein MDNWTNAKLCDVANLILGAILFFSPWMFGFEAGKTSQNAFIAGIVIAVLAIAALAAFAVWEEWLNLIVGLWTLVSPWVLGFQGSGAATKVHVVIGAAVAILAALELWIMSQNPPRLTMNR
- a CDS encoding M23 family metallopeptidase, translating into MSHRTSGGGGYGRETGIIDLGHEPPLSVDGSEAAVIDRRRVSVQWFSGTILTGLCGAALIGGAVFASLDGEMTFAKVPERVEGALRGAFGANDKTASLHKSDRLPPPGESTAARSVVRVSTVARVGNRDVMRVRPFVRISGNLSMTTSDLSSKIPPFNAQRMLGDVGGPSPAASDDPNATADAANAAEPDAEVSFVTKDLAPILPKAKVAAVVALDDILMRVRDASNWRGSSGVRYAALANAAADATGASGTQSDMKLAYASEGSTPDPYAGFETRVVPENVTLLAKTKDQVTGGNPTGERIHIVKKGDSVTSVLRDQGATPEEAKAIAATLGPRGRDGGLKEGQKLRILMAPAGPGQRLQPYRVIVANDSNIEAVAALSDLGKYVAVDVQSMNTVAETTDNGDDDDDDGSGVRLYQSIYETALRNKVPANVIEDMVRIYSYDVDFQRKVQPGDSFDVFYAGEDDGTNANEKSEVLYASLTVGGETKKYYRFQTPDDSVIDYYDETGKSAKKFLVRKPVSNAIMRSGFGGRRHPILGFVKMHTGVDWATAYGTPIFASGNGVVEKVGPEGGYGKYVRLKHSNGYETAYGHMSAFAKGLEVGKRVRQGQVIGFVGSTGMSTGPHVHYEILVNGRFVDPMRIKLPRGRSLDGPLLASFEKERDRLDGMMNTRGTARLSDATGSTGVRQISNR
- a CDS encoding NAD(P)H-dependent oxidoreductase, with the translated sequence MNLHHLLNARAAAGKPVRVALIGAGKFGSMFLSQVPHTPGLEVPVIVDLDPERAREACRTVGWNAERIAATIFTADAAKATSGNIEVIVEATGNPAVGIRHARAAIAAGKHIVMVNVEADVLAGPLLADEARKAGVVYSLAYGDQPALTAEIVDWARASGFRVVAAGKGTKYLPIYHDVTPSGVWSHYGLTADEARSAGMNPQMFNSFLDGTKSAIEMAAIANATGLDVPAQGLLFPPCGVDDLPHVMRPREAGGVLEKAGVVEVVSSLERDGRPVFRDLRWGVYVVLEAPNDYAADCFRQYGLKTDASGRYAAMYKPYHLIGLELNISILSAALRREPTGQPRGFRGDVAAIAKRDLRAGEMLDGEGGYTVWGKLMPAAASLKAGALPIGLAHKVKLKHDIAHGAAVRWSDVETDAGNETIKTRRAMEAKFGGTG
- a CDS encoding phytanoyl-CoA dioxygenase family protein gives rise to the protein MKLTQQQIDDFNREGWLFLPELFAREEVDLLAREAEGIYDTQRPEVWREKSGAPRTAFAAHLYNEAFGLLGAHPRMIDPVEQIFGEKVYMHQYKINAKSAFTGDVWQWHQDYGTWRRDDGMPEPRAMNIAIFLDEVMPINGPLMLVPRSQHAGDLKASHDLQTTSYPLWTLDEETVTRLVKEGGIVAPTGKAGGMLMFHGNLVHGSAGNITPYPRKIVYLTLNAVSNYIRTPTRPEYIAHRDFTPIQTVDDDALLRLARAQRQAAE